A stretch of the Uranotaenia lowii strain MFRU-FL chromosome 3, ASM2978415v1, whole genome shotgun sequence genome encodes the following:
- the LOC129754647 gene encoding serine/arginine repetitive matrix protein 1: MMMFTGTNQQQDTRFSDKEKKLLKQMKFGDNLNKRVDMSKVKLDVLRPWISKKITDMLNIEDDVIVEFVYNQLEEEKYPCPKKMQINLTGFLNGKNARVFMEDLWALLLSAQESDTGIPLEFIEQKKEEIMKREEDSKYLEDNSRSRRSRSRGSRERDEHKKSKKEMRPMYKPEPEEYLDDEEKMIEDFIEADVPISKDKEPKKPIEEEKPPAVKESTELAERNSFNKKSPEKSTKDSNSHSKVSDGPSDRNSRRKSSRERSRSRDRRRSRDRRSSRDRKSSRERRRSRSPRRSPDRSKKRNSRSPRDKRERDGGRNRNERKRSRSASRPKKQETNEKNSDNGSISKLQSKLINMAEGKKISPAPNKHRRSRSTSRSRSRSPATKKRSPSRSRSRSKSRSRSKARKDRKSRSKSRHSRSSVSSRSSSSDHSRDRKKKTGGPAGGKKRNGKSRSRSRSRSRSRRDTSRSRSRSRSSRSSSRPPKKEDFEIQKKENSVQKKRHYRSNKDSSDSDSDRGGRGGPARKGRGRERRSPSRGRRNGSRGRKDRSRSRNRSRSRYRSRSKNRSRSRNRSRSPRRWSRSPKGGRGRNNRDAKPSVKRASSRRRSPPRAARGRSPERASRDNSSSIRRPSRERDRSERDRGERDRGERPPTGQTSWRRSDDQQQQQQQQQQQTVNRGQMGPPQTRFDDRRQNNNNRAGPGGRDGSREKPEVDRRRPPQGMQRGNNWDDRSRLESGGNTLDSGELWDEGGSAPVVSESKVVKEKKADVVVEETKKVSKRQELVKKPEPTTKIEPVKIEEKKPIIRSRYSSSLSRTPSPFLKPHERAAAAASLTVVVHNAAVVPKVQDPKEDKHSLKANQVVAAHNKTKSKVTSSKKESTESDSSDSSSDSEEEEKVSRKKKLKKKPSKKRKQSSSSSDDDSSDDSDKEDAPKKSSKQQDAAAAILEERKRSHALKLEKEKEAAAAAAAAAAAATAAAAAAAAANAAKAREENLKKRKRTVSSESKTVEEKKNSTKELKVKKIEKPSSSSSSDSDTERSKKKRRKDKKKRDVSDDSSSDSDSLKKKKHKKHKKHAKKHKKHKKHKKNKSKQRDSSSSSDDDDDHRGPPVNDDLEKQLRERALKSMKKQQSNSE; this comes from the exons ATGATGATGTTCACA ggtACAAACCAGCAGCAGGATACGCGCTTCAGCGATAAGGAGAAGAAGTTGTTGAAACAGATGAAGTTCGGAGATAACCTAAACAAACGCGTTGATATGTCCAAGGTTAAACTGGATGTCCTTCGACCTTGGATAAGTAAGAAAATAACTGATATGCTCAATATCGAGGACGATGTCATAGTGGAGTTTGTCTACAATCAGCTGGAAGAGGAAAAGTATCCTTGCCCGAAGAAAATGCAAATCAATTTGACCGGGTTCCTGAACGGAAAAAATGCGCGTGTATTCATGGAAGACCTCTGGGCTTTGCTTCTATCGGCTCAAGAGTCGGATACCGGAATACCGCTAGAGTTTATAGAGCAAAAAAAAGAGGAGATTATGAAGCGCGAAGAGGACTCCAAATATTTGGAAGACAATAGTCGATCCAGAAGGTCACGCAGCCGGGGTAGTCGCGAAAGGGACGAACATAAGAAATCCAAGAAAGAAATGCGCCCGATGTACAAACCGGAACCGGAAGAATATTTAGATGACGAGGAAAAAATGATTGAAGACTTCATCGAAGCTGACGTTCCTATATCCAAAGATAAAGAACCGAAGAAACCGATCGAGGAAGAAAAGCCCCCTGCGGTGAAAGAATCAACAGAACTAGCAGAACGGAACTCCTTCAACAAAAAATCGCCTGAAAAATCGACAAAGGATTCCAACAGCCATAGCAAGGTCTCGGACGGACCTTCCGATCGGAACTCGCGTCGGAAATCGTCTCGTGAACGCAGCCGCTCACGTGATCGTAGACGATCGCGCGATCGACGCTCTTCGCGAGATCGGAAATCTTCCAGAGAACGTCGACGGTCGAGATCTCCTCGTCGATCCCCCGATAGATCCAAAAAGCGGAACAGCCGTTCGCCGAGAGACAAACGTGAACGAGATGGTGGAAG AAACCGTAATGAACGGAAACGATCTCGTAGCGCATCGAGGCCCAAGAAACAGGAAACAAACGAAAAGAATTCGG ACAAcggttcaatttcaaaattgcaaTCGAAATTAATAAATATGGCCGAGGGTAAGAAAATATCGCCTGCCCCAAACAAACATCGCCGAAGCCGATCAACATCACGTTCCCGTTCGCGATCgccagcaacaaaaaaacgtAGCCCGAGCCGTTCACGATCACGATCGAAATCGCGTTCAAGATCAAA GGCTCGAAAGGACCGCAAATCTCGCTCAAAGTCCCGTCATTCGCGGAGCTCGGTCTCATCTCGCTCGTCTTCTAGCGACCATAGCAGGGATCGCAAGAAAAAGACCGGTGGTCCAGCAGGTGGCAAAAAGCGAAATGGTAAAAGTCGCAGCCGGAGCCGCAGTCGAAGCAGAAGTCGCCGTGACACGTCAAGATCCCGGAGCCGTTCACGCAGCAGCCGATCATCATCACGCCCTCCCAAGAAAGAAGACTTTGAGATCCAGAAGAAAGAGAACAGTGTGCAGAAAAAACGCCATTACCGATCGAATAAGGATTCATCCGATTCCGATTCGGACCGTGGAGGTCGCGGAGGGCCAGCCCGGAAAGGTCGTGGAAGAGAGCGACGTTCGCCTTCCCGTGGCCGAAGAAACGGATCGCGTGGTCGCAAGGATCGTTCACGATCCCGCAATCGTTCCCGATCTAGGTATCGTTCGCGTTCGAAGAATCGTTCTCGCTCAAGGAATCGCTCCCGGTCACCTAGACGATGGTCCCGCTCCCCCAAGGGCGGACGAGGTCGCAATAACCG CGATGCAAAACCAAGCGTCAAAAGAGCTTCGAGTCGACGCCGCTCTCCGCCACGCGCGGCTCGTGGCCGAAGCCCGGAACGGGCATCCCGAGATAATAGTTCGTCTATCCGCCGGCCTTCTCGTGAACGTGACAGATCTGAAAGAGACCGTGGTGAACGTGATCGCGGCGAACGTCCGCCTACGGGTCAAACTTCCTGGCGTCGTTCGGatgatcaacaacaacaacagcagcagcagcaacaacagacTGTGAACCGTGGTCAAATGGGTCCTCCGCAGACTAGGTTCGATGATCGGCGTCAAAACAACAATAACCGTGCGGGTCCAGGAGGTCGTGATGGTAGTCGCGAAAAACCAGAAGTAGATAGGAGAAGACCTCCACAAGGAATGCAACGTGGCAATAATTGGGACGACAGATCGAGATTGGAAAGTGGTGGAAATACTTTGGATTCAGGCGAACTATGGGATGAAGGAGGAAGTGCACCTGTAGTTTCCGAATCTAAAGTAGTCAAGGAGAAAAAGGCGGACGTTGTTGTGGAGGAGACTAAGAAAGTTTCCAAACGGCAGGAACTTGTCAAGAAACCGGAACCGACTACCAAGATCGAACCtgttaaaattgaagaaaagaaacCTATAATTCGATCTAGGTATAGTAGCAGTCTTTCAAGAACTCCGTCACCGTTCCTCAAGCCACACGAACGTGCTGCTGCGGCTGCTTCCCTGACCGTTGTCGTACACAACGCAGCTGTGGTTCCGAAAGTTCAGGATCCAAAAGAAGATAAACACTCTTTGAAGGCAAATCAAGTAGTAGCGGCCCATAACAAAACAAAGTCCAAAGTCACTAGTAGCAAAAAAGAATCAACCGAGAGCGACAGCTCTGATAGTAGCAGTGATTCTGAGGAAGAGGAAAAAGTTTCTCGCaaaaagaagttgaaaaagAAGCCATCGAAAAAGAGAAAACAGTCTTCTTCTTCTAGCGATGATGATTCATCTGACGATAGCGACAAGGAAGATGCACCTAAAAAGTCCTCTAAGCAACAGGATGCTGCAGCAGCTATTCTCGAGGAACGCAAAAGAAGTCATGCACTTAAGTTGGAAAAAGAAAAGGAAGCTGCGGCGGCcgccgctgctgctgctgccgccgCAACCGCTGCAGCTGCAGCTGCTGCCGCTGCAAATGCTGCGAAAGCtagagaagaaaatttgaagaaacgCAAAAGAACCGTAAGCTCTGAATCGAAAACTGTCGAGGAAAAGAAAAATTCCACCAAGGAACTCAAAgtcaagaaaattgaaaaaccctCTTCATCCTCGTCCAGTGATTCCGATACTGAAAGATCGAAGAAGAAACGGCGCAAGGACAAAAAGAAACGAGATGTATCGGATGATAGTTCTTCTGATTCCGACAgtttgaagaagaagaagcataAGAAACACAAGAAGCATGCCAAGAAACATAAGAAACACAAAAAGCACAAGAAAAACAAGAGCAAGCAGCGAGACAGCAGCTCTTCctcggacgacgacgacgatcatCGAGGACCACCTGTTAATGATGATCTGGAGAAACAGCTGCGGGAACGTGCCCTAAAGTCAATGAAGAAACAGCAAAGTAATTCCGAATGA
- the LOC129753951 gene encoding 40S ribosomal protein S4 encodes MARGPKKHLKRLNAPRGWMLDKTGGAFAPRPSTGPHKLRESLPLVIFLRNRLKYALTNDEVTRIVMQRHIKIDGKVRTDANYPAGFMDVITIDKTSENFRLIYDVKGRFTVHRITPEEAKYKLLKVKRVQIGPKKVPYILTHDGRTIRYPDPFIHQNDSIQYDIATGKVMDVLKFEPGNLCMITGGRNLGRCGTVIQREKHPGSFEIVHIKDATGHVFATRLTNVFIIGKGTKAFISLPKGKGVKLTIAEERDRRLASKAAH; translated from the exons ATG GCTCGTGGACCGAAGAAACATTTGAAGCGCTTGAATGCCCCACGGGGATGGATGTTGGACAAGACGGGAGGTGCCTTTGCCCCGAGGCCCTCGACCGGTCCACACAAGCTGCGGGAGTCGCTTCCGTTGGTGATCTTCTTGCGCAACCGGCTGAAGTACGCCCTGACCAACGATGAGGTTACCCGTATTGTGATGCAGCGTCACATCAAGATCGACGGCAAAGTGCGTACCGATGCCAACTACCCGGCCGGATTCATGG ATGTTATCACCATCGATAAGACCAGCGAGAATTTCCGTCTGATCTACGATGTCAAGGGTCGTTTCACCGTTCATCGTATCACTCCGGAAGAAGCTAAG TACAAGCTCCTGAAGGTGAAGCGTGTGCAGATCGGCCCCAAGAAGGTTCCATACATTCTGACCCACGACGGACGCACCATCCGCTACCCGGATCCCTTCATCCACCAGAACGATTCGATCCAGTACGATATCGCGACCGGTAAAGTGATGGATGTGCTCAAGTTTGAACCCGGAAATCTGTGCATGATCACCGGAGGAAGGAATTTGGGTCGTTGCGGTACGGTCATCCAGCGTGAGAAGCATCCGGGATCGTTCGAAATCGTGCACATCAAGGACGCCACCGGCCATGTGTTCGCCACCCGTTTGACCAATGTGTTCATCATTGGCAAGGGCACCAAGGCGTTCATCTCGTTGCCGAAGGGCAAGGGTGTGAAGCTGACCATTGCCGAGGAGCGCGACCGACGGTTGGCAAGCAAGGCTGCCCACTAA